In Drechmeria coniospora strain ARSEF 6962 chromosome 03, whole genome shotgun sequence, the DNA window GCATCCAAAACGACAGTCTCCCGTCGTCAACCAACGTTTCTGCCGCAAAAGTCAATATATCCCTCAGCATGGCGAGAAAGCTGTAGGGTTTTTTTGGTGGCACGAAATCAGGCAACCTATAGCTGTCAGATCGGGTTCGTACTGTGGCACGTCAGACAAAAGAAACCCGTGCTGGTTGTACTCACAACCCGTTTGTGAACCCTTGTTTGATGAGCCAGGGAGTCTTTTCTGGATCCCTGACACCGAGCACTCTCAGGCCCTCACGCACGCCGTAGGGCGGGTCACAGACAATCCCATCCCATATTCCTTTCCCTCTCCTTATTGGTGTATTTGTCAGGTCTGCCGAAAAGACGTCGCCCAAACACGAACTCAGGTCGTATTGCTGAAAGTTGCCGCGTAGACTCTTGCGGTCGCCGTCACCTCGCATACTCCGACCATCGATATCGCTTCCCCAGCCGACAGCGCCGAAATGAGCACATGCGACGGGAAAAGATCCTGTGCCGACAAAAGGGTCGTAGAAAAGCTTGCCAGGTGCAGCTAAGGCGATATTGGCAGTGATAAGAGACAGCTCAGAATCCATGCTCGTAGTAGAAATGTACTCTCGCTTCTTCAAATCGAACTTGAGTACAACGTCACGGGATGAAGCTGCAACGAAACGACCAAGATGAAACATGTCCGGATCCTTAACTCCGAGCGGTACACTATTCCATGGCCAGAGCTCGAAGACGGTAAAAACATTGTCAGGGGTGTTAAGCCGAATGGGCCCTTCAAAGGGCAGGTAGTGGAAAGAGTTGATGATGGATAGCCTCCGACTACCTGAATTGGCTCCCTGGAACGAGTCGATTTCAAACTTGAATGAAGCATCCTTGTATCGAGGCCATAGATATCTTGACCGCTCCTCTACAGACTGGTGTAACCTCTCAAGGGTGTTACCGGTACCCCAGAGCTCTTGGATCGACTGCGCCAGAATTGAGCGTCGGATCAACCTTTGAGCTTCTTCTACAGATGGCAGCCGAACGAGGCAAAATGGTGACTGACTGTCATGTTAGGAGGCATGGCGCTAGGATGACATTGGGAGAACAGACCTCGTGGCTGTACTCGACCACGGTCAGATCGACACCCTCGACGACAGCCAAGGCTTGAATCTCGGCCAGCCGAAAAGATTGGTGTGCCTGGGCAAATTTAATGAGAAAGTCCATTGTGGGAATCGTCGTCACCTGTGATAGATGGGGATAGCCGCCGCCCAAGCGCGATGATGCAGGCCGCACCGACGAAAATAATGAATGTTATGAGGGCTGTTCATGTATCGGATTCCACGTTCTGCTCGATGGTTGACAAATACCTTTATGGAGTATTCTGTGTCGGGCATGTGGATGAAGTATATTTTTTTTCAATCCTCGCACATGTATCTGATCACCAGTGCTGTGCCGATTGTGGTTGACCAGAAATATACGGCAAGGAATGAGTATTACTAGCGAAGTATggaatactacttactgtactagtaTGTACTGGGTGGAAGGAGCAGTCACTGGACAAAAGTGgcgattcaattttggttgCGCGACCactacaaagtgaatcgacacttttgccaccccactatAGGTACCTTTGCCCAAGAAGCTTAAGGAGTAATTACGCCATGGGAGAATGCGCTTACAAAATTGGGACATTCTAAGAAGAGGAACAAAGCTATCACCGTCACTTCGCAGATTCACATGCACCATGCGATCACAACGATGTTGTTTAATGCAGACCGATTTTGGTTTGATATAGGCTTGTAGCTAACATCCAGGGCCGGGCTATCGCCGCCTTGTGGCGTTGGGCCTAACGCCGGCGGGCGCGTTTATTTTACTTGTTTCCAGTTTCCCACTATCCACGCAGCCATTTGTTGCGCAAGCTCAATCCCCCACCCCGTCTCAAAAATGTTCTCAACCCCTTCGCCAACGGTATACCagtcctcgagctgcttcgTTACCTATGGCTCTATGGGTCACGTTGACCCCACGCAGCCGCCAAGTAGGAACAAGCCTTGGACATCCCTTGCTGCGCACGAGTTCATCCACGAGGTTCTTGGTCTCTTCAGATGCTTAACAGAACATCGAGCTGACCATGGCCAAGGTCGATCTAATTATTCCTCAAGACTACTATCCTGTCGTCGCAAATGTGGTTGGACTAGAGCAACCATCATACACGAGTATATCTATGTCGATTGGCCAACTCTTGGAGGGTGAATTTTTCGCGCAATACCTGCAGAAAGGTATCGGGTTGCTGGCTCGTCCATATTATTTTGGAACTGAAGCTTACTAACGTTGGAAAATTGCCAAAGGGGGCGTGTCGATGTTGTCTGATGGCAGGGTGTCCAATGATAATACATTCACTGTGCACAATGGCCAGTATCCCCCTTCCTGATTACCGTTCAGCTATACTTGGAGCTGACAGTTGCCAATGCAGGCATTTTAACAATGTATCTCGACAGGCAGACTTTCGAGCGAGTCGGGCTCGAGGGGAAGCCGCATGGCGCCACGGGCAGTCACAGGGACAATCCTGTATGGGGTAAGAAGAACTCTTATCAGATCTGATCTGAACCTCAACTCGAGTAAATACTAACTGCACAGTTGTCTCGTATGATTTCACCTGTTCATCCATGGTGCGAGGGAAGCGGAAATTCAACAAATTACTACATGCTTGTCAAaatgtcctcgacgagccacTGCAGTGGCTGTTCTGCCACACACATGGGCCAGGTTCGTAACAATGCTCTTGAAACCTCTGGCCTCTGCCACCTCATTCGACAACTGACAGCAGATATGAAGGTCCCTGTCCTCATCCATTGGACAGATTCAACCCAAGGAAGCATAGTGTGGCATTGACCGTAGTGCAGGATGTGGAAGTGCCCCACGTTAAGATGAGTGTGTCGCCTGTGATACTGTCGCAGGGAAATCGGCCTGCCTTTGAAGATACTGCCATGAACTTGTATGAGTGGCTATCTCTCATTCGGCTCCAGAGTCCACGAATCACGGCTAGCGACACGATAGACCCGTATCTGTCGCGATATGCGGCGCCTTGTTGTCATGAAACGGCCCCTCTAACTCATATTTGCATATTCAGATGGAAAGGCTTCATCAACGCGCGCTGGCTTCGCCGTCTGGTTACCGACATCCTCACAAAATGTCCCCAGTCAGAGTGGTTCGCAGTGAGCGCCACTGCCTTCTCCAACAACTTTGCTGGGGGCAGCAAAGACCTGACGATGCTATGTCCATCAGAGGGGGCAACTGAGTATCTTATGTGGGAGGCCAATAGCGACGATTGACATTGATAAAGTCTTGTCGGGAGCGGACCTAGCATCCATCGCCCCTGGTCGGTCCCATAATGGCTTCGACAAGTTTGCGCAAGTCCGCTTGGCCACTCTCAGAGGCGAAGTCATCTCGTCGAGCAAACTCTTCTATACGCTGGCGAAACTCAGTGTCGACTTCTTTGATATCATCGTCACCCTGGTCCACAGTGCCCACTGTGAATTTTATAGCCTTGGACGAAGGGAGGGCGTTTATTGCGTCAGGGACATGACTGGCCCCGACAGATTGAACGTGGTTGTCAGATTTGATACATTCGACAGAGGCAAGATATGAAGCCACGGCTGGGAAATCTCCGTCGGCTTCCACCTTCTCCCTTGCCGTCAAGCCTTCGGAGCTGCGATGGCCAACGTCAATAGACAGTTCTTCAACAAGAACCTTGGCAGCCTCAGGAGTCTCCACAACGAATAGAGCTGTctcatcatcctcgtcttTCAGGTTGATGTCAACATGAAATTCGCGTACGAGGATTTGCAGCAGGTCGAGATGATTGTAGCTAGCGGCAGCGTGTAGGAGAGAGTAGCCGTGCTCGTCCTGGGCCGATGCCAGCTGGAGATTTTCGCGCAGGAAAGGCAGGAGCGCGGGGCTATTGTCTGCAGCAAGTAGGAATGGGTTCGGTGTCTCCGCCATCGAGATTAATCTCGTCAGTGACGATATGGGACCTTGATAATGGAGGAATTAGGATATATGGGAGAGATGAAATTTGTACTTAAAGATTGAGTTTGCCCACTACTGATGTACTTATATCGTGTAAGTACGGCGGCAAGATACTTTAGCAGAACGAAAATgcataagtactgtacatcagTGTCCGTACACAGTacaaagtagtacttactttcgCTAGAGGAAGTTGGGGCCAGCATCCATGACCAGTGGCTTGAATATGAGTCTGAATCCAACTGCCCCACAAGACGCACTACAATTCGACAATTATTAGGTTCATTTGTGGGTATCCTGTTGGAGTACTCCTAGGCGTGCATATACTAGTGACGCCTGGGCGTGCCGCTGATATAATACCTACTTCCCTGGTATTAGCAAACGCGAAGATATTATTCTAACCTGACCCCTCTTATAAGTAGTCTTACGACTCTTTCTATAATGATAAATAACGATAGGAGCATAGATTACATAACTAGTTATAGGACTACTAGAAGGAAGGAGGCTATATAAGCTAAGAGAGCTCCTTAAATATAAATATAACAGACGATCCCGTTGAAAGAcagttaggtaagtaagtgcgCCCTGTTTAAGTATGAGGTtgtatttaagactaaagctttTCCTTTTCTAAGCTTTGCGGTTCCGTACCTCTTGTACCCCCCCAATAGTTAGGGCAGACCCTACTTACCTAGGCCCACTCTACTATTTGGCTTAGCCGAGCTTTATCCTTGCACCTAGCCTTATAATAGAAAGGAGGCTTactaataattaatatacttattGCCTTTGTCTTTAAAACTAGCTACTTATAACTAGCGTTCCAATTTATTAACCGAGTATTACT includes these proteins:
- a CDS encoding RNA methylase family protein; its protein translation is MDFLIKFAQAHQSFRLAEIQALAVVEGVDLTVVEYSHESPFCLVRLPSVEEAQRLIRRSILAQSIQELWGTGNTLERLHQSVEERSRYLWPRYKDASFKFEIDSFQGANSGSRRLSIINSFHYLPFEGPIRLNTPDNVFTVFELWPWNSVPLGVKDPDMFHLGRFVAASSRDVVLKFDLKKREYISTTSMDSELSLITANIALAAPGKLFYDPFVGTGSFPVACAHFGAVGWGSDIDGRSMRGDGDRKSLRGNFQQYDLSSCLGDVFSADLTNTPIRRGKGIWDGIVCDPPYGVREGLRVLGVRDPEKTPWLIKQGFTNGLLPDFVPPKKPYSFLAMLRDILTFAAETLVDDGRLSFWMPTANDQDQEIPVPTHPCLEIVVICVQVFNKCKWPLPALLLATAHSPQLLLLNRFASSH
- a CDS encoding Ankyrin repeat-containing protein P1E11.10, which encodes MAETPNPFLLAADNSPALLPFLRENLQLASAQDEHGYSLLHAAASYNHLDLLQILVREFHVDINLKDEDDETALFVVETPEAAKVLVEELSIDVGHRSSEGLTAREKVEADGDFPAVASYLASVECIKSDNHVQSVGASHVPDAINALPSSKAIKFTVGTVDQGDDDIKEVDTEFRQRIEEFARRDDFASESGQADLRKLVEAIMGPTRGDGC